A stretch of the Engraulis encrasicolus isolate BLACKSEA-1 chromosome 19, IST_EnEncr_1.0, whole genome shotgun sequence genome encodes the following:
- the slc30a10 gene encoding zinc transporter 10 — protein MGRYSGKTCRLIFMLVITFIFFVAEIVAGYMGNSIALVSDSFNMLSDIISLCVGLTASYVSRRAGSGRSTYGWVRAEVVGALANAVFLAALCFSVSVEALKRLVRPEAIDDPGLVLVVGALGLAVNVVGLLIFQDCRRCCSRMKRRERERERERERERERERERERERESLHSDQPKEEGQPLNIRGVLLHVLNDALGSVVVVVASALFYVWPLAPEDPCNWQCYVDPSLTLVMVTIIMCSAAPLVRETSSMLLQMSPADLNLTALMEEVCAVPGVLGIHDVHVWELCKGRLVATLHARCSPDHQGGAALSLLTLQIRQIFHQAGVHSLTLQPEFGEPQPGSKGVCAAPCPEASCLKLSCCSPGRTESTAVNSNGHAPSSTTTRLTEVSVEMAESTKALLRERAGVGVGAGAGKSIQSTEM, from the exons ATGGGGCGCTACAGTGGCAAAACATGCCGCTTAATTTTCATGCTGGTCATCACGTTCATTTTCTTCGTGGCAGAGATAGTGGCCGGATACATGGGGAACTCCATAGCTCTGGTATCAGACTCTTTCAACATGCTATCGGACATCATATCGTTATGTGTGGGCTTGACGGCCTCGTATGTTTCGCGCCGTGCCGGATCAGGGCGCTCCACATACGGTTGGGTCCGAGCAGAGGTGGTCGGTGCCCTGGCCAACGCAGTTTTCTTGGCCGCCCTGTGCTTCTCCGTCTCGGTGGAGGCATTAAAGCGACTGGTGCGGCCCGAGGCGATTGACGATCCCGGACTGGTTCTTGTGGTCGGCGCTCTGGGGCTAGCTGTGAACGTTGTCGGGCTGTTGATTTTCCAAGACTGCCGACGATGCTGTTCAAGGATGAAGAGG agagagagagagagagagagagagagagagagagagagagagagagagagagagagagagagagagagagagagtctgcaca GTGACCAGCCAAAGGAGGAAGGACAGCCCCTCAACATCAGAG GTGTGTTGCTCCACGTCCTGAACGACGCGCTGggctcggtggtggtggtggtggcctcgGCCCTGTTCTATGTGTGGCCCCTGGCCCCTGAGGACCCCTGTAACTGGCAGTGCTACGTGGACCCCAGTCTCACGCTGGTCATGGTGACCATCATCATGTGCTCGGCCGCGCCGCTGGTCCGGGAGACCTCCAGTATGCTGCTGCAGATGAGCCCTGCGGACCTGAACCTTACAGCGCTCA tggaggaggtgtgtgccGTGCCTGGGGTGCTGGGCATCCACGACGTGCATGTGTGGGAGCTGTGCAAGGGCCGCCTGGTGGCCACTCTCCACGCGCGCTGCTCCCCCGACCACCAGGGCGGCGCcgccctctccctcctcaccctcCAGATCCGCCAGATCTTCCACCAGGCCGGGGTGCACAGCCTCACCCTCCAGCCCGAGTTCGGAGAGCCGCAGCCAGGGAGCAAAGGGGTGTGCGCGGCCCCCTGTCCGGAGGCGTCCTGCCTGAAGCTCTCCTGCTGCTCGCCCGGGAGAACAGAGAGTACGGCTGTGAACAGCAACGGGCATGCTCCTAGTTCGACCACCACGCGGCTCACGGAGGTCTCTGTGGAGATGGCGGAGAGCACCAAGGCCCTGCTGAGGGagagggcgggggtgggggtgggggcgggggcggggaaGAGCATCCAGAGCACGGAAATGTAA